From the Penaeus monodon isolate SGIC_2016 chromosome 3, NSTDA_Pmon_1, whole genome shotgun sequence genome, the window tatatatatatttatattacatatatatatacacattatatatatgtatatagcatgggtgggtgcttcatgctcagggtgatgtgaaccGATGGTATGGTAGCCTAAATAgtattaagtgcttgcatgccttctctcttgcagctgccaccgttggctagcctagtgcgaaaaagggagcagctctacaTAAGCCTCCCCTTCCAGTTCACAGCTTCTCGGACATCGagacttttgcagtgcctcctcgtggccactcatagaaactgggcaccttgcggtcccaggctaaaccgtgggggatctcggagcagcaggaggccccagaggtatggagccatgggcCGTTggtgtgtggacacaccctggctccttaccaactcctgcccctcagtcaCCCTGGGGTTGATGGGCGGCTTGCGGCAGTGTCTCTAATATATggatgtgctggggggaggggtgctaccCCTCCCACACAGCAAGCGagatgggctgtgggtcccgttgggagggcaagaCTTTgttcccacagcctgctgacccccattatttggggcagcgtcggcggagctggcagaggtggtgtccacCCAGAGTGACTGCCTAACctcaggcttaacctcaggcaaccTATCCGGGTAAGCGCTTGatacatccggtccttgcagcaggatgagcaggTTACCTCTGTTATTGAGccgcgattgggagttgaggggAGAAGACCTGGTTGTGGCGCGagcagtatgggtgggtacacctattactggtcgggccgtggTGACGGTCATCACCTCCTGGGAATAGCCATAGCTATCTCCAACTGACTTCAACTCTCTAGTTAAGGTAACATCGGTGAGACTGAAGCAttcttttggcttcgtgtctcttattgctgtgtatgctcctaccgatgtttgcaaacttgatgtgattGCGTTCTACGCccaactcacatctgtggcagccAATTGCCCCTGGTGAGACACTCGcaatgttctgggcgacttcaatgtgttATCTGGTAAGATATAtttgttggcccccatggctcttGAGCtggtcccagcagcgagaacagcctccttctccgagactttgttaggtcccagagattgaggatttctggctcctggtatcagcactccaactcaCGTCGCTGGATATtgtatagcaatatgggtacaatatggccaaggagatcgaccacattcttgtcagccctcgatggaggatccttcagaattgcagggtttaccagaatgctgagttctgtggcactgactatAGGCTGGTAGTAGCTACCtcacgggtccacttcaaaactcggACAGactgaggggggtggggtgtgcccatgggttcgccacagcagtctctcattgattcacagaacttgaaaacctgataaACTCATTTGCTCTGTGAGataacctgcccatcaggttgtttctctgTGAGGCAATccagggtggaggaggcccgtgggacgacctaggaggccaTGGCTTTAGGCAGCTCAaccgaggagttagagatgggccaaaggcctgcctgaagactcaccatgagggaccctcgtggctggaagagaagggtggatgcggccatgcccccccatcggcgttagccccttgatgatgatgatgatgtgtgtatgtatatatatatatatatatatatatatatatatatatatatatatatatatatatatggacacatatatacacatacacatacatatagacacacacacacacacacacacacacacacacacacacacacacacacacacacacacacacacacacacacacacacacacacacacacatttgtatgtatacatttcggcatacatatatttcatatataacaaCGAAAAATTAGAATTTACCAAAGCATTCTCCTTGCAGAAGCCAAGTGTAGGTCCTTTTATGGCGACGTGTTTACATCAGAACAAAGAACGCTGCCGGTAAAGATTTCATCTCTTGGGAGTAGCAGTGATCAAGATTTCCTCGACTCCAGTGAACTTCCAGATATCACTGCTGCGTCAGTTAAATCTGTCGTGAAAGATGTACGTTGGCGTTGATTGTATTTGGTTAAAGATTTTGAGTAATGATGCTGGTAAAGGTAAAGGTCCAGCAGTAATGTGGAGTGGATATTGATGGTATTGCTTATGATAAGATAAAAGGTTACATATGATGagataaaaggtgaaaaaaaaactgttaaagatgcaataatatgattataagaatatgtgttactgataacaacattaactataaagataatgataatagtaataataatactaataatgataatagtaataattacataattatcataCTTGGCAGGTTGGTGATGATTGGCTGGATTGCCCGAACAAAAAGTTCTTGGATTTCGTCCAACATATCAAAataaatctgtatataaatagatatagaatatatagtatataaatagaatagatcAAACATGCATGAATTACCAATCTGCCAAATGCATCATTGCTTCACCAAAaatatgattacaataacaatggcaacagAATTCTGTCTGTTATGACTATCattgatattgcaattattttccgaTTTTACTGCTATTACCCCCACTGCCACTACTAATATAATCCCAGTACAACTGCCACCACTTCTGATGAAACTTTcgtgaaaaaagacagaaaaatgacAGCTgagaaaaaattacatttaagaGAAATGACCATAAGAAAGGTCTTATATAAGCATGTAAACTCTACGGCGGGTGCTGGCTTCCATACAACCACTtgtcactgaaaaaaagaaagaaagaaagaaaaaatgtaattacgCATCCAGCTATATCTTGTATCCAATAACGCCACCCTTTTTTTGACATTCACTCTGTCCGATATTTTAtggtattttctcattttctttgaaaaCTAATTCAGTAATAGCTGTGTTTAAAGATgatcgaaagaagaaaaaatatattaattagagCATGCTGACTGTTGCTAACTAGGAGTTTCATCAAGACAGAATGTGTTAgagtatattagaaaaaaaactactaacataatcattattactactactactatcattattaagactatcatctttattatcattgttatttgtagtagtatttgttgtattactgttattatcattacagttataaaatcattattatcattgtataatcctatatttcttcgttattttctaAAAATGTAACTCAGCTATTGCAATCTATTTTTATAACAACCATGATGtgatatttctgaaaaaaacctCAATTCATATTTTGTTAGCAACTTATACTATAGTAGCTGACAAAATTTTCAATAGAATACAATGTGTGGTAAACAACCTCTATATCAGTGAGCATTGTATATTTGTTACagcttattttgtattatatataacacgttGTTGtttgacataattttttttggaaaaaaagacttTCTCTCGAAAGACCGTTTAGATCAAATTTTCTGTAGATGAAATAAGATAAATTGGACGCAATACgacgatttttttaaatgttgaaatTCATGAATAAGGTTTTGAATGTACTCTTTATACTTTTCAGAACTATTATATTTTGGTAATCGAGGTATTAACCATTAGGAAACAAATGAAAGTTATATCTACAAAGGAAAAGGTTTTAGTTAAAAAGCACAAAactgttatgatgatattaaccGTTCTTGAATAATGTTATATGCAAAGGTTCCGTTCTCTATGCGTGGACCCCCGTCTTTCAAAGCCGTTCATTCACTCGTATCGTACTTGTATTTCTAGAAAAATACATTGTTTTAGCTGCATTTGTTTAGTGTTCTCTGCCGCGGCTTAAGGTCCTACCAGACAAGCACTTTTTCCGTCAGTTAGAGGCTTTCCGCAAATACAGCCTCCCAGACGAAGACGGTTGCGACCGTTTTCGTCTGACTAATTTCCGTCTTGATCTTGTGCTACGTAGAATCTATACAACtagaatattttttattgataagtaaaataaaataaattaatttaacacAGATTCATATTCtagaatatttctatatataatatacataatagtatgtCTTTAAATTAACGTGATTCCCGGGACCTCTCTCGGATATTTGTTTACAGGGGCACTTCTTTGCTGGTAGTGCTATAGGGTCAGTCCATTTGCATACGGAAAGCTCATATGGAAACGCAGATATTGGCGAAAAACAGTGCTAGTGTGACAGGgcctttataattgttattgtatttgtctTTTCGAAAGATTTGTGACTATATTTTACGTTTTCTTGAAATAAAATTGTGGCGTCTTTGTATGGGTGTCAGTTAAATTACCTTCCCTAGCATtataactagattattattattatgattattattttactactactattgtaatcattattattatcatcattattcgttttattattgctgtttttaagAACCACAGCTCACATATCTGATGACTAACACTTGAGCGATTGTCACCAGCGAAAAACACTCCGATTTTTTATTCGTAATTAGTAAAATTAGAAGATAATATTGATTTGCTACTGTAGATAAATCACGCAAGTATTGTAAACTTATCCTGACAGATAGTTTACGATTCTTTAGGCTAGTCTCGTGCTACTAGTTCATAATTGATATCAAAAGTAGTAGATATTTAGAATTCCTTTATGATGATAGATAAGGTCGGTTTTATTGAAAGTGTCACCTCAATAACAGGAATGGAACGAAGCATTGAATTCTGCGAGATCGTTGTCCATGGTAGACGGAGACAGCATTGAACATCTATTGTGCTTTCAGTGGAATCTCTTAGAGCAAAGGTTCCCAGGAGCCTATgtgaaattttcataaatttaacaGGATTTTGTTTCAGTTCGACAGGACTTACTGACAATACCTTCCTTGTATGAGTGAATTGGAATCTTTCCTTGAAGTGTTCTTTTACTATAATTTTGGCTCCgctataacattaacaacaaataaTTGGATCCAGAAAGATAACAGACATCCTTACCTTATTATTCTCATAAACCGAAAGAGACACCGGATCTgttttattgattcatttattcacattttaTTTGGTTATCGACTGTCTTTCAACTTCTTAGTGTTCCTGGCATCCGCCGCGCTCGCTGACTTTGCCGCGCTACTCTTTGTCAGCTATTGATCAATGGAAGGTGGGGCAAGGGATGCTTCCGTTCGCAGTTTCTCTTGcatagtctttctctctctctctctttctttctttctctctcactctctctctctctctctctctctctctctctctctctctctctctctctctctctctctctccctctgtatgtattatgcacacacacgcacacacactctctcacacacacacacacacacacacacgcacacacacacacacacagttccccTCATTTCCAACTGGTACAGGAacaatttttatctggcaatacttgtaTAGTATGTAGTATTCTGTGAGTCGGTCTCTAACAGTGACTGTGAttggttgaaataattttacaaatatctacTACAGCAAAAAAAATATGCTTGAGGATATTATGTCACAATGTTACAGCTATTCAAATTGCAAAACTTAAGAACTAAGACCGAATTTAATCCGCAACAGGTGTCTCTGAGTAACAATATTTCATAGACTTGACGACTGTGCCTAAGGAATTCTTGCCATCTACAGTGCAATGAGTGAAATAGTAAAAGTGTTTTAATTCTGTGGAAGTAGAACTATTTACGATGTGTAGATATTATATGTTCAAAATATAAAAGTCAACAATAAAACTTGCGAAGGGAACTGACTGATTTGATGTAAATAAATATTCGCAATGTTTCTATGCCTGCTCCTCCGGCCCCGGAGGAAATTGGTTGCagcgatcatatatatatgcatatatatatatatatatatatatatatatatatatgtatgtatgtatgtatgtatgtatgtatgtatatatatatatatatatatataaatgcgtgtgcgtgtgcgtatctctctctctctctctctctctctctctctctctctctctctctctctctctctctcttatatatatatatatatatatatatatatatatatatatatataatatatatatatatatatatatatatatatatatatatatatatatataatatatatatataatatatacatacacaagcatacgtatatatatatatatatatatatatatatatatatatatatatatatatatatatatatatatatgcattctgttATAAGAGTAACTTTATTGCTGATTTTCCGGTTCGTTTCGAGTTCTACTCTGCCTTTCAGATCTCCGGTCGGCAATGCGAGGTCTCCATTACTCAATTTGCTGTATTTTTATAAATGAGAGAGTTGATCAAGCACTTATCTTATCATCCCAAATATACACAGGAAAACAAGGATGTGATTGGTAATAAGATTTGTCCAAATTTATCTCAGGGATATAGAGAGTAATGGATACATGAAATGTGATATTTTCGTCCTTAACACTATCACATGATAGTGCATTCCGAACCTCTTACAAGTCGTTAGCATAAAATCCCATTTAGCAATTGGGTAATTCGTCACGAGGAAGCCACGCAGAGAAAATGAAGCAGGTGAGAAACCCGTACGATTTACATTTccagacaaaatgataattgattCATATTTTATCTTCTCAGAATTGAATGTTTTATGTTTATGGATTTAGCGGAAACTCTTATTTAAGTCTATTATGTCAAAAGTCGATTTGAGAGTATATGTTATGGAAGTTTGGCTatcgtgactgtgtgtgtgtgtgtgtgtgatatatatatatatatatatatatatatatatatatatatatatatatatatatatatatatatatatatatatatatagttcccaGTTACACCAATTCCATTTgctcttttttaaggaaaaacacCACCTATTTCAAGCAAAAATGTTGATACTGGGCAGTATCttgcagtttttccttttttatttttacataattttaatggCTGACAATTGCCATTGAAAAATATTTGCGAAATATC encodes:
- the LOC119595301 gene encoding uncharacterized protein LOC119595301 isoform X1; protein product: MSMNVGDSTDLINGGLICRGGGFTVFWRSRTGFERKLLLVLTVLTLAVIGLVVAVAVLASEEAKCRSFYGDVFTSEQRTLPVKISSLGSSSDQDFLDSSELPDITAASVKSVVKDVGDDWLDCPNKKFLDFVQHIKINLYINRYRIYSI
- the LOC119595301 gene encoding uncharacterized protein LOC119595301 isoform X2; amino-acid sequence: MSMNVGDSTDLINGGGGGFTVFWRSRTGFERKLLLVLTVLTLAVIGLVVAVAVLASEEAKCRSFYGDVFTSEQRTLPVKISSLGSSSDQDFLDSSELPDITAASVKSVVKDVGDDWLDCPNKKFLDFVQHIKINLYINRYRIYSI
- the LOC119595301 gene encoding uncharacterized protein LOC119595301 isoform X4; this encodes MSMNVGDSTDLINGGGGGFTVFWRSRTGFERKLLLVLTVLTLAVIGLVVAVAVLASEEAKCRSFYGDVFTSEQRTLPVKISSLGSSSDQDFLDSSELPDITAASVKSVVKDVRWR